Below is a genomic region from Spongiibacter nanhainus.
CTGACCCTGAACCAGGCGATCTTTGATCTCTCCGCCTGGTTTAACTTCCGCGCTGGGCAAAAGCTCAGCGAGCAGGCTGAAGCCCAACTGGCCTACGATCAACAACAACTGATTGTGCGGGTGGCCGATGCCTATTTCAATGTACTGCGAGCCCGGGAGAACCTCGACGCCTCCAAAGCCGAAGAGCGCGCTGCCAAACGTCAGCTGGAACAAACTCAGGAGCGTTTTGACGTCGGTCTGATCGCCATTACCGACGTGCACGAGTCCCGCGCCGCCTACGATAACGCGGTGGCACAGCGACTGGCCTTTGACGGTGACCTGGCTATTGCCCGGGAAAACCTGAGCCTGCTCACCGGTCAGGAGCACGGCAAGTTGCAGTCGCTCAAGGACAGCTACCCCATCGCCGAACCCCAGCCCGCCAGCCGCGCCGAGTGGGTGGAATTTGCCCTGGAAAACAATTACCAGTTAAAGGTCGCCGAGGCCGCCAGTGGTGCTGCCTACCAGACCGCCCGCTCCAAGAAAATGGAGCACTTGCCCAAAGTGTCTGGCAGCTTCAGTTACACCAATGAGGACATGTCTGGTTCCCGTCGTTTTAATCCGGAGAGCACGTTCTCTGTCCCCCCAGACAATGAAACCGAAACCGAAGCATTGCGCCTAACCGTCAGCATGCCCTTGTTTAGCGGTGGCGCCGTCAGCGCCGGACGCCGCCAGGCTTACGAACAGTACAACGCCTCCCGCTACAACGCCCAACTGACCCAAAGGCAGGTGGTTAACGGCACCCGCGCCCAGCATATCGCCGTCTATACCGCCGTTCAGCGGGTGAAGGCCCGCAAGCAAAATATCGTCTCGGCGCGCAGCGCCCTGGATGCCACTGAAGCCGGTTATGAAGTAGGCACTCGCAATGTGGTGGATGTGCTGAATGCCCAACGAGCGCTCTATGCCGCGATGCGGGACTACACCAACACCCGCTACGACTACGTGGTCAACATGCTGCGCTTGAAGTTAAATGCCGGCACGTTAAGCCCGGCGGATATCACCAACCTCAACAATTGGCTGGCAGAGAGCGAATCGACGAGCTTGTCCAAAGGTTAGGTCAAAGGCGATCAACCCCAACCCCGCGTAGGGCGGACAACGTTTTTTTGTCCGCCGCGACCATGTGGAGCTCACTCCCGAAAATCTGCGGGTGGACAAAGGCGGACATACAATTCGATGTCCGCCCTACGGGTCGGGACTAACCGAGCTGGCGGTCGACGATGCCACACAGGCGCTCTAAGGCACCGCGATTGGATTCCACCACTTGACTGGCCGCGCTGCCCATGCGGGCGCGGCGGCTTTCGTCCTTCATCAATGCCACAAGCTGATCGGGTAACGCCGATGGCGAGCACGGTATCAGCGCTCCCGCCTCCTGCAGCTGGCGGCTGATTTCAGCAAAGTTAAAATCGCTGGGGCCAGTGATAATCGGCAAGCCCCAGGCTGCCGCTTCCAAACTGTTGTGCCCGCCCCGCTCCACCAAGCTGCCGCCAATAAAGGCGAGGTCCGCACAGCCGAACAGGGTGACTAACTCGCCCATGGTATCGCCCAGCAATACCGCGACCTCGGCCACCTGCTCACTGCGACTGCGCCTCGCCAGGGACAGGCCCTTTTGCTTAACCAAGGCTGCCACGCTGTCAAAACGCTCGGGATGACGGGGCACCAAGATCAGCAAAGCATCGGGTTGCGCTTTTCTCAGCGCCGCATGAGCGGACAGCAGAATGTCGTCCTCTCCCTCATGGGTACTGGCAGCGATCCAGACAGGTCGCGCACCCAGGTCCCGCCGCCACTCAAGCGCATGCTGCCGCTGCTCCTCGCGGAGGGAAATATCGAACTTGATGCTGCCGGTCACCTGTAGAGAGTCGGCGGCCACACCCAGCTCAACAAAGCGCTCGGCGTCCTCCTGACTCTGGGCAGCCACCATTGAGAATCGCGAGAAGACCGCCTCTGTTAAGGGCTTCACGCGGGCATAACCCCGGGCAGAGCGGGCCGACAGGCGGGCATTGGCCAGCACTACCGGCACGCTCCGATCCCGGGTCTGGCACACCATATTGGGCCAGATTTCGGTTTCCATAATCACCAGGGCGCGGGGCTGCACCCGGCTCAGAAAGCGCGCCACCGACCCCGGCAAATCGTAGGGTGCATAAACGTGAAACACCCGCTCACCGAACATCGCCCTCACCCGCTCGGACCCGGTGGGCGTCATGGTGGTCACCACCACCGGTAAATTGGGATGATTTTGGAGAAAGCGCTCTATCAGCGGCGCTGCTGCAATGGACTCCCCCACCGACACGGCGTGCACCCAAAGGCCTCCGGTCTGCGGGGGGGGAGCAAAAAAGCCAAAGCGCTCGGCAACGCGGCGCCGGTAGTCCGGCGCCCGCCAACTGCGATACGCCAGCCGCAGCAGGATCAGCGGCAACAGCAGATAAAGCAGCGAACTATATAAAAAACGCGCCACTAAACCAGCTTCAACACTTCATCAACACAGCGCCGAATGCCTTTGCCAGCCTCGCTGATGCTACCCGCCAACATATAGGCCGGGGTCGTCACCAGCTTGTTGTCGGCATCGATGCACACCTCGTCTACCGGGCAGGCCTGGTGCTTGCCACCCATGGTGTTGATCGCCTCGGCAACATCCTCGGCATTGCCGATGGTGCATTTGACGCCATCACCAAATATACGCGCCGCCATGGTGGGAGCGATACAGATTAGCGCCACTGGCTTGCCCGCCGCGTGCATGCCTTTGGCAAAATCCAGGAATGCGGGCAGTACACTCATGTCGGCGCCCTTGATGGCAAAGTCAGAGAGGTTTTTGGCCGCACCAAAACCGCCCGGCACAATCAGGGCATCAAAATCCTCCACCCGGGCCTCTCCCAACTCCTTGATTTCGCCCCGGGCCAGCCGGGCGGCCTCCACCAGGACATTGCGACTCTCGCCCTCAGCGACATCACCCGTGAGGTGATTGATAACATGAAGCTGCTGAATATCGGGCGCAAAACACTGGTATTCCACGCCTTTTTCTTCCAAAGCGAGAAAGGTTAAAACCGATTCGTAGATCTCAGAGCCATCAAAGACTCCGGACCCGCTCAGTACAATTGCTACCTTCGTCATAGCTTGCTCCCTTTGTGGTCGGCCGAATCCCGGTCGACCGAAATTTCATCAACTCAAATCCTTACCAATTCCGGTGCGCTTGCACCGCAACAGCCGCAACGCTTGCTCGAGCGGCAAGAGGGCACTATATTCGTAAGGAGTGAAGACAGCGCTCATCGCGCTGCCATCGCCACTGTAACGCAAAGCCAGTCCTCTGCGCAGTGGTTGAAGCCTGTCAGCGGGGCTATTATCGCCGCTGGCGGTGGTTTTTCACACTGGCAGCGATCCTATGATATGATCGCCGTCCTTTCTAAATTTCCAACGCAACTCCCAACTTCGGAGAATCAAGATGAGCGACAATATCGTTCACGTTACCGATGGCAGCTTCGAGGACGAAGTGCTCAAGTCCGACATCCCCGTACTGGTGGATTTTTGGGCAGAGTGGTGCGGCCCTTGTAAAATGATTGCCCCGGTGCTTGACGAAATTTCCGGCGACTATGAAGGCAAGGTGAAGATCTGCAAGATCGACGTCGACGCCAACACTGAAACTCCGGCCAAATTTAGCGTGCGCGGCATCCCCACTTTGATGATGTTCAAAGGCGGCAATGCCGAGGCCACCAAGGTAGGCGCCCTGTCCAAAACTCAGCTTTGCGAGTTTATCGACGCGGCCCTGTAATATTAGGCTCTGTGGCAATATTGATCGTTGCTACAGAGCTTTTGCCAAACGCTGGACGCCCCCCCTGTTCGGTGGTAGAGTTCCGGCAATCCCCGAGACTATTCAAATAACACTCTAGCTTTTTCGCTTCTGTTTAATGCGTCTAGCAGGCGCCGGCTGCGTGATCGCCGGTACCGCGTCTCATCTATTTCTATTTACCTGACCTATTAGCCAATACAAATACACTCAAACCTATGAATCTCACCGATCTTAAGACCAAACCGGCCCAAGAACTGCTCGAAATCGCTAAAGAAATCGGGCTCGACAATATCGCCCGGTCGCGCAAGCAGGACATTATCTTCTCCATCCTGAAGCGCCACGCCAAAAGCGGTGAGGACATTCATGGCGATGGGGTATTGGAGATATTGCAGGACGGCTTTGGCTTTTTGCGTAGCGCCGACTGCTCCTACTTGGCTGGCCCCGATGATATCTATGTCTCACCCAGCCAGATTCGCCGCTTTAACCTTCGCACCGGCGACAGCATCTCCGGCAAAATTCGCCCCCCCAAAGAAGGCGAGCGCTACTTTGCCCTGCTGAAAGTCGATCAGGTTAACTTTGCCAAACCTGAGCAATCCAAGAACAAGGTCTTATTCGAAAACCTCACACCCCTGTTCCCCAATGACCGACTCACCCTGGAACAAGGGAACGGCTCCACCGAAGACCTGACCGGTCGCATCATCGACCTGGTCGCCCCCATCGGTAAAGGCCAGCGCGGCCTGATCGTTGCCCCACCCAAAGCGGGTAAAACGCTGATGCTGCAGAACATTGCGCAGAGCATTATCCGCAACAACCCAGAGTGTTACGTCATTGTCCTGCTGATCGACGAGCGCCCGGAAGAGGTGACCGAGATGCAGCGCTCAGTCGGTGCCAAAGGGGCAGAAGTGGTCGCCTCGACCTTTGACGAGCCGCCGGCTCGCCACGTCCAGGTCGCAGAAATGGTGATTGAAAAAGCCAAGCGTCTGGTCGAGCACAAAAAAGACGTAGTCATCCTGCTGGACTCCATCACCCGACTGGCCCGGGCCTACAACACCATCGTGCCCAGCTCCGGTAAGGTACTTACCGGTGGTGTCGACGCCCACGCCCTGGAGCGCCCCAAGCGCTTCTTCGGCGCGGCGCGGAATGTGGAAGAAGGCGGCAGCCTGTCCATCATCGCCACGGCTCTGATCGATACCGGCTCCAAAATGGACGAAGTGATTTACGAAGAGTTTAAGGGCACCGGTAACAACGAGTTGCACCTGGACCGCAAGATCGCCGAGAAGCGAGTCTACCCCGCCATCAACATTCGTCGTTCCGGCACCCGCCGCGAGGAGCTATTGACTGGCGAAGACGAGCTCCAACGCATGTGGATTCTGCGTAAACTGCTGCACGGCATGGAGGATACTCCTGCCATTGAGTTCTTGATCGACAAGCTCAAGGACACCAAGACCAACAGTGAATTCTTCGATTCGATGAAAAGGAAATAAGCCGGGCTGTTAGGGCCGTCCACAATCTGGCCCTCAGGCTCCGCACACGCAGCTATGGCCTACCGCGATCTCAGAGCCTTCATCAAGCACCTGGAAAAAAAGGGCGAGCTGCAACGCATCGCCCATCCCGTCGACCCCAATCTGGAAATGACCGAAATCTGCGACCGGGTGCTGCGCGCCGGCGGCCCGGCGCTGCTGTTTGAAAATCCCACCGGATTCGACATGCCGGTATTGGCCAACCTGTTCGGCACCGAAAAGCGGGTGGCGATGGGCATGGGCCAGGACCGCATTGAAGCCCTTCACGAAATCGGCGAGCTACTGGCATTTTTGCGCCAGCCCGATCCCCCCAAAGGCCTGCGGGATGCCTGGAGCAAACTGCCGATATTCAAACAGGTCCTCAATATGGGGCCCAAGGTCGTCAACAGTGCTCCCTGTCAGGAAATTGTGCAGGAAGGGGAGCAGGTCGATTTATACAAGCTGCCCATTCAAACCTGCTGGCCCGCCGACGCCGCGCCCTTGATCACCTGGCCACTGGTTATTACCCAAGGGCCCAATAAAGAACGGCAGAACCTTGGCATTTATCGCATGCAGCTGATCGGTCGCAATAAGCTGATTATGCGCTGGCTATCCCATCGCGGCGGCGCGCTGGATTTTCAAGAGTTTCAAGCTGCCAGTCCGGGGCAAAATTTTCCGATCTCTGTTGCCCTGGGGGCGGACCCCGCCACCACCTTAGGCGCGGTGACTCCCATCCCCGATACGCTGAGTGAATACGCCTTTGCCGGCCTGCTGCGAGGCGAGAAGACCGAGCTGGTCAAAAGCCTGAGCAACGACTTGCAGGTGCCGGCCTCCTCGGAAATTATTCTGGAAGGCTATATCGCCCCCGGCGAAATGGCCGATGAGGGCCCTTACGGCGACCACACCGGCTACTACAACGAAGTAGAACGCTTCCCCGTGTTCACCGTGACCCATATCAGCCAGCGCAAAAACGCCATTTACCACAGCACCTACACTGGCCGACCACCGGACGAGCCAGCGGTACTGGGCGTCGCCTTAAACGAAGTGTTGGTGCCGATGCTGCGGCGGCAGTTTCCGGAGATTATTGACTTCTACCTGCCCCCGGAGGGCTGCTCCTACCGGATGGCCGTGGTCACCATCAAAAAACAGTACCCCGGCCATGCCAAGCGAGTGATGTTTGGTGTGTGGTCCTTTCTGCGCCAGTTTATGTATACCAAGTTCGTGATCGTTTGCGATGACGACGTCAATGCCCGGGATTGGAACGATGTGATCTGGGCTATTACCACCCGCATGGACCCCCAGCGGGATACGGTGATGGTGGATCACACCCCCATCGATTACCTGGATTTTGCCTCGCCGGTCTCGGGACTGGGCTCTAAGATGGGGATGGACGCTACCAACAAATGGCCCGGTGAAACCGACCGGGAGTGGGGCCGCCCCATCAGTCGCGCACCGGAGGTGGTGGATAAAATCGACCAGATCTGGGACAAGCTCGGCATCAATCTGCCCAAGTAATCCGAGTTTGGGTCAGACAATATGACGCTGCCGCCGCTTTCCTTATACATTCATATCCCCTGGTGCGTGCGCAAGTGCCCCTACTGCGACTTTAACTCCCACGCTCGGCAAAGTGAGCTGCCGGAGGCGGCCTACGTGGCAGCGCTGCTTGAAGATTTGCAGCAGGATCTGGATAAGGTTCAGGGCCGCGAGATCAACACGGTGTTTATCGGCGGCGGCACCCCCAGCCTGTTTTCGCCAACCGCTTACTCGACGCTTTTCCATGGCTTGCGGCGGGAGCTCAGCTTC
It encodes:
- the rho gene encoding transcription termination factor Rho, whose protein sequence is MNLTDLKTKPAQELLEIAKEIGLDNIARSRKQDIIFSILKRHAKSGEDIHGDGVLEILQDGFGFLRSADCSYLAGPDDIYVSPSQIRRFNLRTGDSISGKIRPPKEGERYFALLKVDQVNFAKPEQSKNKVLFENLTPLFPNDRLTLEQGNGSTEDLTGRIIDLVAPIGKGQRGLIVAPPKAGKTLMLQNIAQSIIRNNPECYVIVLLIDERPEEVTEMQRSVGAKGAEVVASTFDEPPARHVQVAEMVIEKAKRLVEHKKDVVILLDSITRLARAYNTIVPSSGKVLTGGVDAHALERPKRFFGAARNVEEGGSLSIIATALIDTGSKMDEVIYEEFKGTGNNELHLDRKIAEKRVYPAINIRRSGTRREELLTGEDELQRMWILRKLLHGMEDTPAIEFLIDKLKDTKTNSEFFDSMKRK
- a CDS encoding TolC family outer membrane protein — protein: MTATRRLLAAAIAATLGTASAHSDSLLDIYELAVQNDPQLKAAEATYRANIEAEDLGRAALLPQISAQAYYQDAETESDGKSTTLSATGSPTVIDQSTTTDAETESLSLTLNQAIFDLSAWFNFRAGQKLSEQAEAQLAYDQQQLIVRVADAYFNVLRARENLDASKAEERAAKRQLEQTQERFDVGLIAITDVHESRAAYDNAVAQRLAFDGDLAIARENLSLLTGQEHGKLQSLKDSYPIAEPQPASRAEWVEFALENNYQLKVAEAASGAAYQTARSKKMEHLPKVSGSFSYTNEDMSGSRRFNPESTFSVPPDNETETEALRLTVSMPLFSGGAVSAGRRQAYEQYNASRYNAQLTQRQVVNGTRAQHIAVYTAVQRVKARKQNIVSARSALDATEAGYEVGTRNVVDVLNAQRALYAAMRDYTNTRYDYVVNMLRLKLNAGTLSPADITNLNNWLAESESTSLSKG
- the waaA gene encoding lipid IV(A) 3-deoxy-D-manno-octulosonic acid transferase, whose translation is MARFLYSSLLYLLLPLILLRLAYRSWRAPDYRRRVAERFGFFAPPPQTGGLWVHAVSVGESIAAAPLIERFLQNHPNLPVVVTTMTPTGSERVRAMFGERVFHVYAPYDLPGSVARFLSRVQPRALVIMETEIWPNMVCQTRDRSVPVVLANARLSARSARGYARVKPLTEAVFSRFSMVAAQSQEDAERFVELGVAADSLQVTGSIKFDISLREEQRQHALEWRRDLGARPVWIAASTHEGEDDILLSAHAALRKAQPDALLILVPRHPERFDSVAALVKQKGLSLARRSRSEQVAEVAVLLGDTMGELVTLFGCADLAFIGGSLVERGGHNSLEAAAWGLPIITGPSDFNFAEISRQLQEAGALIPCSPSALPDQLVALMKDESRRARMGSAASQVVESNRGALERLCGIVDRQLG
- the elbB gene encoding isoprenoid biosynthesis glyoxalase ElbB; the encoded protein is MTKVAIVLSGSGVFDGSEIYESVLTFLALEEKGVEYQCFAPDIQQLHVINHLTGDVAEGESRNVLVEAARLARGEIKELGEARVEDFDALIVPGGFGAAKNLSDFAIKGADMSVLPAFLDFAKGMHAAGKPVALICIAPTMAARIFGDGVKCTIGNAEDVAEAINTMGGKHQACPVDEVCIDADNKLVTTPAYMLAGSISEAGKGIRRCVDEVLKLV
- the ubiD gene encoding 4-hydroxy-3-polyprenylbenzoate decarboxylase — encoded protein: MAYRDLRAFIKHLEKKGELQRIAHPVDPNLEMTEICDRVLRAGGPALLFENPTGFDMPVLANLFGTEKRVAMGMGQDRIEALHEIGELLAFLRQPDPPKGLRDAWSKLPIFKQVLNMGPKVVNSAPCQEIVQEGEQVDLYKLPIQTCWPADAAPLITWPLVITQGPNKERQNLGIYRMQLIGRNKLIMRWLSHRGGALDFQEFQAASPGQNFPISVALGADPATTLGAVTPIPDTLSEYAFAGLLRGEKTELVKSLSNDLQVPASSEIILEGYIAPGEMADEGPYGDHTGYYNEVERFPVFTVTHISQRKNAIYHSTYTGRPPDEPAVLGVALNEVLVPMLRRQFPEIIDFYLPPEGCSYRMAVVTIKKQYPGHAKRVMFGVWSFLRQFMYTKFVIVCDDDVNARDWNDVIWAITTRMDPQRDTVMVDHTPIDYLDFASPVSGLGSKMGMDATNKWPGETDREWGRPISRAPEVVDKIDQIWDKLGINLPK
- the trxA gene encoding thioredoxin TrxA, which encodes MSDNIVHVTDGSFEDEVLKSDIPVLVDFWAEWCGPCKMIAPVLDEISGDYEGKVKICKIDVDANTETPAKFSVRGIPTLMMFKGGNAEATKVGALSKTQLCEFIDAAL